The region TTTTAATAATGTAAAAAGTGTTTCTAAAAAACTTGAAGTTGCCAGAAATCAATATAGAATTAAACTAGATGAAGAGATTAAAAAAGCTATTAAAGCATATTTTGATGTAGTTTTTACAAATCGTTCAGTTATGGTAAATGAACGAAATATGAAGAAGTTAAATAAAATATTAGAGATTGTTACTGCAAAATATGAAAGTGGTGCAGCTTCAATTGGGGATTTAACATCAATAAAAGCTAATGTTGCAAATGCAGTGACAAAGCTTGTAAAAGTTAAATCAAAATTTGTTGAGGCACTTAGATATTATGAGTATATTGTAGGTGAAGAGTTTCAAAAAACTATCCCTTATGAAAAAAATTTCAATATTGATATTACAGATTTTGATTTACTTTATAAAAGAGCTTTAAAAAAGAATAGAAACCTAATCAATTATTATAAAAGTATAGAAGCTGAAAAGTATAATCAAAAAAATAAGAGATCAGCATTTAAACCAAAAGTTGATTTTGAATTATCTTATGGAAAGACATTTGATGGTGAAGATATTGAAGAAGATGAAACAGATTTAAGTGGAAAAGTTAAACTTACTTATAATTTATTTAATGGTGGAAGAGACAAAAATAAAGTATTAGAAGCAAATAGTAAAATAAGAGATTTATCTTATAAGCTTGAAGAAGAAAAAAAGAAAGTAAAATGGAATTTATCTAAAATTCATACATCTGTAAAAACTGTAAAAGATGCTATAGAAAGTACAGTTGAAGAGATTAAAGCTTCAAGAAAAATGGTTACTGCATATTGGGAAGCTTTTAAATTAGGAGAACAAGATTTAAATACACTTTTACAAGGGCAAAGACAACTAAATTCTGCTGAAACAGAGCTTGTAAATTTTGAAAAAAACCAACTTGTAGACTTCTTTAATATATTAGAGCTTACAGGAGAACTATCATCTTTCTTTGATGTAAATCCAGATAGTTCAAAATTTATTGATTTTTCTAAAAGTGATTATAAAAAAACTGTAATTGCAAAAGATGGTCAAGATTTAACTTTAGTTGAAAATGAAAAATCAAAAAAAGATCTAGAAGATAAGAAAGAAGTAAAGCCAGAAATAGAGATTAAAATTCCTGAAATATCATTAAAAGAAAAAATTGATAAATATTTACAGCAGTTTAAAAATTTCGATGATGAAAGTTTTATGATAGAGATTAGTGATTTTGATTCTATTTATGATGCTTTTAATTTTATGATTGAGTATGATTTAGATGATAATTCATTTGCTTATGATGTGGTTGATAAATATAATATTAAAACTAAGATTGCACATAATAATTTTGATACTAGACAGAGTGCAGAAGATTATTTAAAACAATTAGAAGAAAAAAATTCAGATAAAATATATGAAATTAAAAAAGTAAGTGAGATAAAAAAATTATATAATGAATATATAAAAGGCTTAAAAGTAAAAGTTCCAAAGCAAAAGACTAAAATAAAAGTTATAGAAAAATTAATTAAGCCTCCAGAAAAAAAAGTATTTAAAACTAATTCAGAATTTAAGGAAAAATTTTTAAATACAAATGATGCATTTTATACAATAAATGTTTCTTCATTTACAGATTTAAATGCATTAGAGCAATTTATAAATAAAAATGAGATTTATGAAGACTCATTTTTCTTTAGATATGGAAATAGTGGAGAACTATTGAAGTTAGTTACAGGTATATATGAAGATTATACAAGTATTGAAGATGAAATAAATAAATTAATTTTAGAAAATGAAAATATATTTCCAATAGTAGAAAAAGTATCTTCTGTGAAAAAACAATATAATGACAATTTGATTTTTAATGAAGAAAAAATAAATAAAGATGACTCTTTAGAAAAAGTAAAACCTTTAAATACTACTAAAGAAGAAAAGAAATCATTAGAAGAGACAAAAAAAGAGAAAAAAGAATTAGATAATAAAGAAGTTAAAGATTTAGAAATTGATAGTTTATCTACTTATGAAAAAACTTTTTTAAATGCCTCAAGAGATAACTATACAATCAGTCTTGCATCATTTATAAGTTTAGAAGAAGCTGAAAAATTTGTTAATCAAAATGGTATTGAAAAAGAATCTATTTTATTACATTCAAATAGTGGAAGGGTAATGGTTCTTTCAGGTATTTATTCTGATAGAAATGAAGCATTAAATGCTTTACAGAATTTATCAGATGAATTAAAGAGAAACAAACCATATATTCAAAAAATTTTTAGATCACAAGATTCATTTAGAAAAAATAATTTAAATAATACTGAAATTTTAAAAGCAGAAAAGAAAGCTAAAGAAGAAGTAGAAAGATTAGCAAGACTTGAAGCAGATAAAAAAGCTAAAGAAGAAGCAGAAAGATTAGCAAAACTTGAAGCAGAGAAAAAAGCGAAAGAAGAAGTAGAAAGATTAGCAAAACTTGAAGCAGAGAAAAAAGCGAAAGAAGAAGCAGAAAGATTAGCAAGACTTGATGCAGAGAAAAAAGCGAAAGAAGAAGTAGAAAGATTAGCAAGACTTGATGCAGAGAAAAAAGCGAAAGAAGAAGTAGAAAGATTAGCAAAACTTGAAGCAGAGAAAAAAGCGAAAGAAGAAGCAGAAAGATTAGCAAGACTTGATGCAGAGAAAAAAGCGAAAGAAGAAGCAGAAAGATTAGCGAAACTTGAAGCAGAGAAAAAAGCGAAAGAAGAAGCAGAAAGATTAGCAAAACTTGAAGCAGAGAAAAAAGCGAAAGAAGAAGCAGAAAGATTAGCAAAACTTGAAGCAGAGAAAAAGGCTAAAGAAGAAGCTGAAAAATTAGCAAAAATTGAAGCAGAAAAGAAAGCAAAAGAAAAAGCAGAAAGATTAGCAAAACTTGAAGCAGAGAAAAAAGCAAAAGAAGAAGCAGAAAGATTAGCGAAACTTGAAGCAGATAAAAAGGCTAAAGAAGAAGCTGAAAAATTAGCAAAAATTGAAGCAGAAAAGAAAGCAAAAGAAGAAGCAAAAAGAATAGCAAAACTTGATGCAGAGAAAAAAGCTAAAGAAGAAGCAGAAAGATTAGCGAAACTTGAAGCAGATAAAAAGGCTAAAGAAGAAGCTGAAAAATTAGCAAAAATTGAAGCAGAAAAGAAAGCAAAAGAAGAAGCAAAAAGAATAGCAAAACTTGATGCAGAGAAAAAAGCTAAAGAAGAAGCAGAAAGATTAGCAAAACTTGATGCAGAGAAAAAGGCGAAAGAAGAAGCAGAAAGATTAACAAAACTTGAAACAGAGAAAATAGCAAAAGAAGAAGCCTCTAAACAAGTAAAATATGTACGTCCTAAAACTTCTATAGAGGAAATTGATTTTGGTGCAAAAGAGCAAGATAAAAAAGAAGAGTTTATCCCTTATAAAAAAAGGTTAGAAAACTTTAGAGTAAAATTTCAAACAGTTTCAAAAGATAAATTTACTTTAGAAATCGCTACATTAAAGCCAAGTGAAGTTAATTGGTTTGTTAGTGCAAGAGCAGTTGGACCATATTATGTAGTAAAAGAATCTTCTAAAAGAGTAAAACTTTATTATGGTATTTATAATACTAAAGAAGAAGCAAAAAAAGCAACGGAAACTTTACATCCAGTTATTTATGAATCAAATCCTCCTGTTAAAATGATAGGAAGTGTTAGATGATAAAAAAGTTTAGTAATAAATTTACTCATAGTAACACTACTTATTCTAATATAATGTTAATTGTGTTTACTTTGACGTTTATATTTTCTTCATATTTGTATTTTCAATATTATAAGCAAATAATATTAAATAAAAAAATTGATATGTATAAAGTTAATGTAAATTATTTAAATAGCAAACTAAATAATGATTTTCTAACATATAATAAAGAAAATATAAAAAAAGATATTGAAAAAGTATTTAGTACTTCTCTTTTCTCACTTATAAAAATAGATAAAAATAGATATATATTTGATAAAAACACTCTTATAGATAATTCTGAAGGTTTTAATGACAAGTCATGGAGTTTGGGAGAAGTGATAGTAGATGTTAGATTTGGTCTAATAACCAAACTACCAAATAGTTCTTATTATGAATTTATATCTTCAAACAATTATGAAATAACTCAGCCTCTTAGAGTTAGATATCAATTATATAAAAATGGTCAAATTAAAAATATTATTGCAAAATTAGACTTTTCGAATATCAAAGAAAAAAGATTAATTACAGGCAATAATGAAAGTTCATTTTTAAGAAATTTTTTAGATACAAATAAATTAAATAAAACATATCCTATCAAAAAGCAAGGATATACAGTTGCTTCTATTACTTATGAAATAAATAAATATGAAATAAATAGTGAGATACAAAATTTTCTTTTTACGCTTATTCTTTTTAATATAGTTATGTGTTTACCTCTTATTTTTGTATTAGGTTTTTATCATAAATATTTATTTAAAAAATATGTTACTTTGCCAGTAAATTATCTAAATGAATATTTGGAAAATATATTATTAGATAAATTTTCAATTATTGATAAAAGTCAGTTTGAAGGTACACCTGAGATAAAGGAATTAACTAAAAAAATCTCTAAATTATCAGGAAAAGTTGCAGCTTTAAAAAATGAATTGAATGTAAATAAAGAATCATTAGAGTTAAAAGTTTCTAGTGATACTCTAACAGGACTTCCAAATAAAACAATATTTGATTTTGATATAAAAAGTATGTATGTCTCAGCCATACCTGGATATATCTTTATTTTAAAAATTGAAAAGCTTAGTGAAATAAGTGAAAAATATGATTCAGGATATATTAATAGTTTTATTGAAAGTTATGTAAATATATTAAAGAATGTGATTTTTAAATACAATAAAGAGATGAAACTTTATAGGTTTTATGGTTCAAAATTTGCAATAATTGCTAAAAATATAGAAATGGAAACTTGTGAATTAATGTGCAATGATATTATAAAAGAATTAAATGAAAAACTAAGTGATATTTATAATATCCCAGATGATTATATCCAAATAGGTGGTACATTTTTTGACATATATGGAACTATTGATTCTTTATTATCAACTTTAGAAAAGGCATACGAACGTTCAAAAATTCAAGGGAAAAACTCTTTTTATATAGTTGCAGAAGATGAAATTGAAAGAAACTATTCTGAGTTGGATAGTAATGTAGTTGATATTATAAAAAGAGCTGAGTTTAATTTGAAATTTGTATTTGATACATATACTTTTGATGATGATGAAAACTTAATTATGAGTGAGGCTTCTCCACAATTAATTGACTCAAATGGTAATCCTCAACCTATAGGTTCTTTTATTTCTGTTGCAGATAAACTTCATATAGCAGATAAGTTTGATAAGTTAGTTCTTGTTAAAACCCTTGCTTACATTAGAGGTAATAATATAGATCATAAGATAGCTATAAATATCTCTATGACATCAATAAAAAATAAAGAATTTATGAAATGGTTATTAGATGTGTTAAAAGCAAATCAAGATATCATAGATAAAATTGTATTTAGTATTACTTCATATACAGCTTATTTAAATAAAGATTCTTTTATTGAGTTTATAAAAAGTATTCATAAGGTTGGAGCAAGTATTATATTAAAAAGATATAAGACTACTGATTATCCATTAGAAGAATTAAAAAATCTTAATCTTGATTATATTAGAATGAGTCATGAATAT is a window of Halarcobacter sp. DNA encoding:
- a CDS encoding TolC family protein, whose amino-acid sequence is MKYILLIFLIISSMYGLDDTNNLNLIRPTKLKQIEGKKEPINAVKKEYVSEVPGISKIKTFNSENDLDTNLYQKVKLIDVVLETLSKSDILKSSRESVIQYEIKVKNAMADYYPTLNFNYEYGRTRTKPGQNEGEKYKFYTDNNFEFVLRQNLYSGNATFNNVKSVSKKLEVARNQYRIKLDEEIKKAIKAYFDVVFTNRSVMVNERNMKKLNKILEIVTAKYESGAASIGDLTSIKANVANAVTKLVKVKSKFVEALRYYEYIVGEEFQKTIPYEKNFNIDITDFDLLYKRALKKNRNLINYYKSIEAEKYNQKNKRSAFKPKVDFELSYGKTFDGEDIEEDETDLSGKVKLTYNLFNGGRDKNKVLEANSKIRDLSYKLEEEKKKVKWNLSKIHTSVKTVKDAIESTVEEIKASRKMVTAYWEAFKLGEQDLNTLLQGQRQLNSAETELVNFEKNQLVDFFNILELTGELSSFFDVNPDSSKFIDFSKSDYKKTVIAKDGQDLTLVENEKSKKDLEDKKEVKPEIEIKIPEISLKEKIDKYLQQFKNFDDESFMIEISDFDSIYDAFNFMIEYDLDDNSFAYDVVDKYNIKTKIAHNNFDTRQSAEDYLKQLEEKNSDKIYEIKKVSEIKKLYNEYIKGLKVKVPKQKTKIKVIEKLIKPPEKKVFKTNSEFKEKFLNTNDAFYTINVSSFTDLNALEQFINKNEIYEDSFFFRYGNSGELLKLVTGIYEDYTSIEDEINKLILENENIFPIVEKVSSVKKQYNDNLIFNEEKINKDDSLEKVKPLNTTKEEKKSLEETKKEKKELDNKEVKDLEIDSLSTYEKTFLNASRDNYTISLASFISLEEAEKFVNQNGIEKESILLHSNSGRVMVLSGIYSDRNEALNALQNLSDELKRNKPYIQKIFRSQDSFRKNNLNNTEILKAEKKAKEEVERLARLEADKKAKEEAERLAKLEAEKKAKEEVERLAKLEAEKKAKEEAERLARLDAEKKAKEEVERLARLDAEKKAKEEVERLAKLEAEKKAKEEAERLARLDAEKKAKEEAERLAKLEAEKKAKEEAERLAKLEAEKKAKEEAERLAKLEAEKKAKEEAEKLAKIEAEKKAKEKAERLAKLEAEKKAKEEAERLAKLEADKKAKEEAEKLAKIEAEKKAKEEAKRIAKLDAEKKAKEEAERLAKLEADKKAKEEAEKLAKIEAEKKAKEEAKRIAKLDAEKKAKEEAERLAKLDAEKKAKEEAERLTKLETEKIAKEEASKQVKYVRPKTSIEEIDFGAKEQDKKEEFIPYKKRLENFRVKFQTVSKDKFTLEIATLKPSEVNWFVSARAVGPYYVVKESSKRVKLYYGIYNTKEEAKKATETLHPVIYESNPPVKMIGSVR
- a CDS encoding EAL domain-containing protein; this translates as MYKVNVNYLNSKLNNDFLTYNKENIKKDIEKVFSTSLFSLIKIDKNRYIFDKNTLIDNSEGFNDKSWSLGEVIVDVRFGLITKLPNSSYYEFISSNNYEITQPLRVRYQLYKNGQIKNIIAKLDFSNIKEKRLITGNNESSFLRNFLDTNKLNKTYPIKKQGYTVASITYEINKYEINSEIQNFLFTLILFNIVMCLPLIFVLGFYHKYLFKKYVTLPVNYLNEYLENILLDKFSIIDKSQFEGTPEIKELTKKISKLSGKVAALKNELNVNKESLELKVSSDTLTGLPNKTIFDFDIKSMYVSAIPGYIFILKIEKLSEISEKYDSGYINSFIESYVNILKNVIFKYNKEMKLYRFYGSKFAIIAKNIEMETCELMCNDIIKELNEKLSDIYNIPDDYIQIGGTFFDIYGTIDSLLSTLEKAYERSKIQGKNSFYIVAEDEIERNYSELDSNVVDIIKRAEFNLKFVFDTYTFDDDENLIMSEASPQLIDSNGNPQPIGSFISVADKLHIADKFDKLVLVKTLAYIRGNNIDHKIAINISMTSIKNKEFMKWLLDVLKANQDIIDKIVFSITSYTAYLNKDSFIEFIKSIHKVGASIILKRYKTTDYPLEELKNLNLDYIRMSHEYTTGFSNDVIKKHKVKNILIFAELYNIKVVADTVKLDADYDLLERLGTYAASR